GaggcggagcctgagtttgagtcggatgcgcaaagccatgaaatctgagttggatcggacatcacgagctgcgcgaatcttccgacgagttgatctgtcgtagtcgccaaaatagaaaggtcttcaaggtgatccgaatctttgaggagacggctttggagcttgccatcgtcgcctgcctcgtagatccatgaaccgaagatgaaggttgatcctgtcgagaagatcatgttgtcgaggtccatcgagctcttggatgcaaattcgccaaaagcccctacctggcgcgccagctatcgatgtttcaccaccgatagcctgccacgggggtacctgaggcagtttgttcgggcttcagtgtatgcagaactcgatggtaaatgcaagagacagtcgattgatcctggttcaggccctcgaccgtgatcgagtaatagccctacgtccagtcggcgttagcctttgcgttggattgattgtccagtgttctcttctctcctaggaaccccaccctcctttatatagtcaggaggtcagagtcctagtcggtttacaataagagttcctagtaggattacggaataattctgctactaagattacgtggaaagaatcctagttagtctagatcttctcccttccttgtggggtatcccgtgggtcccgtatcgacattttcttgcttatatttgcggtctaggcacgcacttgcccaatgcttaTCACTAtcgcaaacaaagcaacctccaccgttcttattgtttttcttcttaaactatgcagtttgcttaggctttacattgttgttctcttgcatgttcttcttctttttattaccagatgcaaatgagtttttcttctgcactatATTGgcggcggaagactcaactccttttccacgattgtcttttgctctcgccctctcctcaacatcaagagatccaataagctcagccacgctaaactcttgtctcttgtgttttagagaagtagtaAAATTCCTCCaaaaaggtggcagcttagcgattatactgCCGGTCATAAACTTGTCGGGCAATAAACATGGGAAATGTTATAGTTCCTTTGTTAGcgtctgtatctcatgagcctgttcgaccacagaatggttttcaaccattttatagtcatacagctgctccataaggtacagctcactgccagcatcagaaaccccaaactttgcctcaagagcatcccataactctttgtctgatgtgcaagatatatagtttttctcatacttgggatgaagtgcactaatcacggcgcctcgaaacaggttatcggcagtCAAGAACTTTTTCTCCTcatcaggagtaaactgttcaggctttcCCTGTGCAGCGTGAaagcagttcatcgcagtcaaccacaataccatcttggcacgccatatcatgaaattcttgccatcaaaattatttggcttcaaagcagcagcaaaaccactgacagaaaattgtccaacattaggtttttggattgttaggtaTTTAGACAATTTTATTATCAGTTTAgtccagaaaaataacatcagcaggtttgtgacaaCGTATATGTGCATgcgtatatttcttatgaacactacagcatgcagagatgacatactggtgaatacagtaaaaacacaaagtacagaaatcacagagattagactgtacccagcggagggtcccatgccgagggtatCGGAGACTCCATTCGcattagtcgacatagtgcgttgctcgaagttgcggaccacagtcgatgtagGAAGATGTtagcagtgcagtcccacgaacggatcacccggaagaagacgccttgacgttccACAGGCAATCACCGGAAAGAAGatgtacgtggacgagcagtcacgaatcgctccccaaaaacctaatcgccgctcaccccgtgcaggGTTCTCagacggacgagggttccggaggcacctgctctcccgctactccgtgcgcgcagagttacggGACGGGGAAGCCAGGAAGCTGCTGATctgtggttctctcgggagtggttgcCAGATTGACTTGATCTCCGCTGACGGATGACGCGGATATATGGGTGCGACGGGAAGGagagaggcagcggagaatcccagaaGAGGGAAGCGGAAAGGACGGTAACTGCCGccatcagttcgcctccaccatcaaggggagtaactcccgttgttatgtggattaagtggtaaAAGACTGACCACGCCCGCCTCGGCCCGGCCCGTGCCCAGggcctggccggcggcggcgcgcgcgcgtgtggcacgcctttatcattttctcagcttctcaatttagatgaataatttccaagcatataagctgagtcagcgttcagtcaaaatcccgtatggtattaagccatacaacacttaatgttacgtaccatagagttttatttgatttattaaatattatatgggtcaAGCCCGTATTATATCCACAAGATTCACTGTAGGAGTGGCACTATCTGGATATTGAATAAGTGAATAACCGGCGACGGTAGCAAACACGAACACCACATCCAATGCCTGAGCCGGCGCCAGCCACGTCGCCTTTCAAGTTGAATCTTCAGAGATTGAATGATTTGTTGCAGCAAGTAGTAATCTTCCCAGATTCTCTTGGACTAAATATTGGTCTCGTGTCTGGTTGCAACAAGCAAGCACTAAACTACTAATACCTTGATTTGTTTAGTCTAGTGCACAAGCACACGAGGCAGTCTGCATCAGCCTCAAACTAGTCAGCAAAACCTGTAGAATAGTAGTATCGTGTGCACAAACTAGTCAGCATACCAATCGTTTGCAGATAGCAACGGCCGAGTGGCACCTCTGTCTCTGTGCTGCCCTGCCCATTGCGTACCCTGTTCAAGCTATGGTTCATGTGGTCCAAACAAGGCCGAGATGGTCGCATACTCCAATTGGTCGACATCGGATCTCCTCTCCGGCTAGTCAACTATGACTACTACAAGTCACCTACTATACCACACTTCCACAGCTGCAACAAGATAAAATCACTTGTCCTTCACTGCGAGTGCGAGCAAGCAGCTCTGGTAGTCTAGTCTGATCTCTGATCAGCCATGGCGGTAGGCGTCGTCGCCGTCGAGGGCGGCCAGGACCGCCGCTACGGCGGAAGGATCACCACCTTCGTCGTGCTGTCCTGCATGACCGCCGGCATGGGCGGTGTCATCTTCGGCTACGACATCGGGATCGCAGGTAAAAAATGGATGCCACCATGAGTAACAAGTAGCAGCAAGGTCGTCGTCCCATGTCCCACGGTGACTGACGTGTGAACGACGGCACTCGCGCTGTCGCATATGCAGGCGGCGTGTCGTCCATGGAGCCGTTCCTGCGCAAGTTCTTCCCGGACGTGTACCGCCGGATGCACGGCGACACGCGGGTGAGCAACTACTGCAAGTTCGACAGCCAGCTGCTGACGGCCTTCACGTCGTCGCTGTACGTGGCGGGCCTGCTGACCACGTTCCTGGCGGCGCGGGTCACGGCGGGGCGCGGCCGCAGGGCGTCCATGGTCCTGGGCGGCGCCGCGTTCCTGGCGGGCGCGGCCGTGGGCGGCGCGTCCGTGAACATCTACATGGTTATCCTGGGGCGGGTGCTCCTGGGCGTCGGGCTCGGCTTCGCCAACCAGGCCGTGCCGCTGTACCTGTCGGAGATGGCGCCGGCCCGGCTCCGCGGCGCGTTCAGCAACGGGTTCCAGCTCAGCGTCGGGGTCGGCGCGCTGGCGGCGAACGTGATCAACTTCGGCACGGAGAAGATCAGGGGCGGGTGGGGTTGGCGCGTGTCGCTGGCGCTCGCCGCGGTCCCCGCGGGGCTCCTCACCCTCGGCGCGCTGTTCCTCCCCGAGACGCCGAACAGCCTGGTGCAGCAGGGCAGGGACCGCCACGACGTGGCGCGTCTGCTGCAGAAGGTCCGCGGCGCCGGCGTCGACGTGGGCGACGAGCTAGACGACATCGTCgccgcggcggcgtcggcgggggAAGACGGGGCCGGAGGGGACGGCCTGCGTCGGCTCCTCGTGGAGCGGCGGTACCGGCCGCAGCTGGTGATGGCGGTGGCAATCCCTTTCTTCCAGCAGGTGACGGGGATCAACGCGATCGCGTTCTACGCGCCGGAGCTGCTGCGCACCATCGGCATGGGCGAGAGCGCGTCGCTGCTGTCGGCGGTAGTGACGGGCGTGGTGGGCGTGGGATCCACCTTCGCGTCCATGCTCGCCGTGGACCGCTTCGGGCGCCGCACGCTGTTCCTGGTCGGCGGCGCGCAGATGCTGGCGTCGCAGGTGCTGATCGGCGCCATCATGGCCGCGGAGCTGCGGGACAGCGGCGGCCTGGGCAAAGGCTGGGCCGGGGTGCTCATCCTTCTCATCGCCGTGTACGTGGCCGGGTTCGGCTGGTCCTGGGGCCCGCTCGGGTGGCTGGTGCCCAGCGAGATCTTCCCGCTGGAGGTGCGCGCCGCCGGGCAGAGCGTCACGGTGGCCGTGAGCTTCGCGTTCACCGTGTTCGTGGCGCAGGCGTTCCTGTCCATGCTGTGCCACATGAAGGCcggcatcttcttcttcttcgccgcGTGGCTCGCCGCCATGACCGCGTTCGTGTACCTACTGCTGCCGGAGACGAAGGGGGTGCCCATCGAGCAGGTGGGCCGGGTGTGGCGCGCGCACTGGTTCTGGAGCAGGGTCGTCGGGCCCGACCCCGATGCCGACGAGGCGCGCGCGGGCGGGAAACTCTAGCGGGGAAGCATATGATGCGCGCATATTCGTGGCAGAGAGGGCTCTCTGAATTCGAAAATGGAGGAAGGCCGAACAATATAGCCGGCCTCCGGGACTTTTAAAGAAAATTAGACGAAATTCGGTCAAGTTTTGTAAGCCTTCATTCATTCATCTGAAATTTGCAGGATCACAAATATGCGTGCCTGATGCCTGGCCGAAAGCCCGAAAGCCTCCGCCCGATCTGCAGGCGCAGCCATGCAGGCCCCGATCTCGCCTCTGGTTTAGTCCCGTACTGGTAATCGCCGGCAAAGCAAGCGGGTATAAGAGGCACGCTGCCCGAGCCATGAGCCTGTTCATTTCGGCTtatacgatcgtgaattataagctgtaacagtatttctctctcacccTAAACCAGCCGATAATACttttagcttataatccacgatcgatTTGGCCGAAACTCGCGTGGTAGCGCGCGCCTGTGACTCCGGCTTCAGGAGGACAAAGGAGTTGGTGAGCGGCCTGGGCTTGCGAGTTTTGAGCCTGGGCAAAGTGCACAGCCTTCAGGTCAGGCTCAGGGAGCTCGCTCGAAGCGATGGGCTGGCTGAATATCGGCTCCGTGGGCCGATCTTCTAGCATTAGGAATTGTAGCCTGAGTTGGGCTTTTCTCATCCTCTCGGTGGATAGATAAGCTTTCTCCATGGGCTTTCCACACGGAGGGCCCTCCGTATGGGTTGCTTCGGCTCACCCGTTCGCCCCCCTCATCAACTCTTTTTTTATTCAGATTTGCTAAACAACATCCGGTTGTTTCGCTGGTTGTGGGCAACCGATTTTCATATTGTTCGATCTGGTTCTGACACACATCCACGCACACGTCCGACTGCAAGGCCGCGTCCTTCCTGCTCGTCCCTGCCGGCGTCCTGGgcacctggttgctgccgcagaAGGTTGAGCAGATGTTGACGCCACCGCTGCTCCCAACCGCGCGGCGGCGGCAAGCTAGGGCCCTTGTGTTGCGGGGCATCGCCCTTCTCGAGCGCGTCGTCGAGGGTGTCTGGGAACCACGCGGCGGTCTCCTCGCCGGTGAGGCCACTGGCGCCCGAGCGGTCGCGGTGGGAGGGCAGCGCCGGCCTGTGGTGCACCTGGGGGCTGCGCGACGACGCTCCAGTTGT
The nucleotide sequence above comes from Miscanthus floridulus cultivar M001 chromosome 18, ASM1932011v1, whole genome shotgun sequence. Encoded proteins:
- the LOC136520743 gene encoding hexose carrier protein HEX6-like gives rise to the protein MAVGVVAVEGGQDRRYGGRITTFVVLSCMTAGMGGVIFGYDIGIAGGVSSMEPFLRKFFPDVYRRMHGDTRVSNYCKFDSQLLTAFTSSLYVAGLLTTFLAARVTAGRGRRASMVLGGAAFLAGAAVGGASVNIYMVILGRVLLGVGLGFANQAVPLYLSEMAPARLRGAFSNGFQLSVGVGALAANVINFGTEKIRGGWGWRVSLALAAVPAGLLTLGALFLPETPNSLVQQGRDRHDVARLLQKVRGAGVDVGDELDDIVAAAASAGEDGAGGDGLRRLLVERRYRPQLVMAVAIPFFQQVTGINAIAFYAPELLRTIGMGESASLLSAVVTGVVGVGSTFASMLAVDRFGRRTLFLVGGAQMLASQVLIGAIMAAELRDSGGLGKGWAGVLILLIAVYVAGFGWSWGPLGWLVPSEIFPLEVRAAGQSVTVAVSFAFTVFVAQAFLSMLCHMKAGIFFFFAAWLAAMTAFVYLLLPETKGVPIEQVGRVWRAHWFWSRVVGPDPDADEARAGGKL